In the Nitrospirales bacterium LBB_01 genome, one interval contains:
- a CDS encoding NAD(P)H-dependent oxidoreductase subunit E, whose product MEEVLDRIIDDFVKNEGNLVSVLQNIQDELNYISEESVYYVSEKLNIPAGKFFGVATFYSQFYLKPRGKNIMTLCSGTACHVKGSEKLIDRTRQELQLAADEETTKDGNFTLEKVACVGACSIAPVAIINKKVHGKVNVNQLLKKIKELNS is encoded by the coding sequence ATGGAAGAAGTGCTGGACAGAATAATTGACGATTTCGTAAAGAATGAGGGCAACCTTGTTTCAGTTTTGCAAAATATTCAGGATGAGCTTAACTACATCTCAGAGGAGTCCGTGTATTATGTATCGGAGAAACTGAATATACCGGCAGGGAAATTCTTTGGGGTAGCGACCTTTTACTCGCAGTTTTACTTAAAACCGCGCGGCAAAAACATCATGACTCTATGCAGCGGCACGGCTTGTCATGTTAAGGGTTCAGAAAAGCTTATTGACAGAACACGGCAGGAGCTTCAACTTGCCGCAGATGAGGAAACCACTAAGGACGGCAATTTCACACTTGAAAAGGTAGCCTGTGTTGGCGCCTGCAGCATTGCCCCTGTGGCAATCATCAACAAAAAAGTTCATGGTAAGGTCAACGTTAACCAGCTTCTTAAGAAGATTAAAGAGCTGAATTCTTAA
- a CDS encoding formate--tetrahydrofolate ligase — MPLDPTKHADWEIAEAAEKNMKTVYQLADELGLEKSELLPHGHYVAKLDFKSILKRLSSKPDGKYVDVTAITPTPLGEGKSTTTMGLTQGLGKRKKSVIAAIRQPSGGPTMNIKGSAAGGGLSQCVPLTPFSLGLTGDINAIVNAHNLSMVALTSRMQHELNYTDEQLSKRNLRRLGVDPNNVQQGWIIDFCAQSLRKMIIGMGGKMNGYMMESRFDIAVSSEIMAILAVANDLKDFRERMGKIVVAYDKQGKPISTSDLEVAGAMTAWMVQALNPNLMQTIEGQPVLVHAGPFANIAIGQSSIIADRVGLKLADYNITESGFGADIGFEKFWNLKCRYSGLKPHAAVIVATIRALKCHGGAPIPVPGKPIPDEYKGENVEWVDKGCINLIHHIKTVKAAGINPVVCINAFFTDTDAEIAMVRRNAEAAGARVALSRHWEKGGEGALELADAVVDACNEENQFRFLYPIEMPLTQRIEKIAKEIYNADGADFSPEALKKAKAIEADPELSKLGTCMVKTHLSVSDNPNKKGLPKDWRLFVRDILTYKGAGFVVPVAGDIKLMPGTSSDPAYRRVDVDVETGRVKGLF; from the coding sequence GTGCCACTTGATCCAACAAAACACGCTGACTGGGAAATAGCCGAGGCAGCAGAAAAAAACATGAAAACCGTATATCAGTTGGCGGATGAGCTTGGGCTTGAAAAGAGCGAGCTTCTGCCACACGGCCACTACGTAGCAAAACTGGACTTTAAGAGCATCCTTAAACGGCTTTCCAGTAAGCCTGATGGCAAATACGTTGACGTTACCGCTATAACTCCGACCCCTCTTGGCGAGGGCAAGTCAACAACCACAATGGGTTTGACACAAGGACTCGGCAAACGTAAAAAGAGCGTAATAGCGGCTATCAGACAACCCTCCGGCGGCCCCACGATGAACATTAAGGGATCAGCCGCAGGCGGAGGGCTTTCTCAGTGTGTACCGCTTACCCCATTTTCACTTGGGCTAACAGGCGACATCAACGCCATAGTGAATGCTCATAACCTCTCAATGGTGGCTCTTACCTCAAGAATGCAGCACGAGCTTAACTACACCGATGAGCAGCTTAGTAAGAGAAACCTCCGGCGGCTTGGCGTTGACCCAAACAACGTGCAGCAGGGCTGGATAATAGACTTCTGCGCACAGTCCCTGCGGAAAATGATAATCGGAATGGGCGGAAAGATGAACGGTTACATGATGGAGAGCCGTTTTGATATAGCGGTGTCATCAGAGATTATGGCTATTCTTGCCGTTGCTAATGACCTTAAAGACTTCAGAGAGAGAATGGGTAAAATCGTTGTAGCATACGACAAGCAGGGTAAACCGATTTCAACCTCCGATTTAGAAGTGGCAGGAGCTATGACGGCATGGATGGTTCAGGCACTTAATCCTAACCTTATGCAGACTATTGAGGGACAGCCGGTTTTGGTTCATGCCGGGCCATTTGCAAACATTGCAATCGGGCAGTCTTCAATTATAGCTGACAGAGTGGGACTAAAACTTGCCGATTACAATATTACCGAATCAGGGTTTGGAGCTGACATTGGATTTGAAAAGTTCTGGAACCTCAAGTGCAGATACTCAGGACTAAAACCTCATGCTGCGGTAATCGTAGCTACGATCCGGGCGCTAAAGTGTCACGGTGGAGCGCCGATTCCGGTTCCCGGTAAGCCCATTCCAGATGAGTATAAGGGAGAAAATGTTGAATGGGTTGATAAGGGCTGTATAAACCTTATTCATCACATAAAGACGGTAAAGGCGGCAGGGATTAACCCTGTAGTGTGCATTAATGCTTTCTTTACCGATACCGATGCAGAAATCGCAATGGTAAGAAGAAACGCTGAGGCTGCAGGCGCTCGTGTGGCTCTATCCAGACACTGGGAAAAGGGCGGCGAGGGTGCGCTTGAGCTGGCCGATGCCGTAGTGGATGCCTGTAACGAGGAAAACCAATTCAGGTTCCTCTATCCAATTGAGATGCCGCTTACACAAAGAATAGAGAAAATTGCTAAGGAGATATATAACGCTGACGGCGCTGACTTCTCACCAGAGGCTCTTAAAAAGGCTAAGGCAATTGAGGCTGACCCTGAGTTAAGTAAGCTCGGCACTTGTATGGTAAAAACTCACCTGAGCGTATCCGATAATCCCAACAAAAAGGGACTACCCAAAGACTGGAGACTATTTGTGCGGGATATACTGACCTACAAGGGCGCGGGATTTGTAGTGCCGGTAGCAGGAGATATAAAACTGATGCCCGGAACATCTTCTGACCCAGCTTATAGACGTGTTGACGTTGACGTAGAAACTGGCAGAGTTAAAGGTTTATTTTAA
- the fdhF gene encoding formate dehydrogenase subunit alpha, translating to MDINLTINDKNVTAQEGKTILQAARESGIFIPTLCDNQHLEPYGGCRLCLVELDGVRRPFSSCTTPVTEGMKVRTDTPYIEKLRRTVVELLLSDHPNDCMVCERAGDCKLQELAYLYGLRSNRFYGQRRQYQVKDGNPFLERDMEKCILCGLCVRVCDEVQGVGAIDISYRGFKSKVCPPFEKDLNCEFCGQCVSLCPTGALSGKIWAKKGRQHLKEVDTTCSYCGTGCNITLAVKDNEVARVYSKPDTHNQGWLCVKGRFGFEFIKSKDRLKTPLIKKDGKLQEASWEEALSLIADKFKEIKKQHGADALAGLSSARCTNEDNYMFQKFMRAAVGTNNVDHCARFUHSPTVAGLATVFGSGAMSNSVCEIEGNEVIFVIGSNTKENHPVIALRMIKAVKNGAKLIIADPRKVPLVKKSHLWLQQLPGTDVALINSIMHVIHKEGLINKSFIAERTEDFEKIIPIIEKFTPEVGEKITRVPKDKIIEAARMYGSAKNAGIYYTMGITQHSHGTDNVFSLANLVLMTGNIGKPNAGLNPLRGQNNVQGASDMACAPNVYPGYQKVDDETVQKKFEAAWGVPLSNKVGLNAVDMMYAAEAGKIKGMYIMGENPVMSDPDKEHTEKVLKDIDFLVVQDIFMTETGRLADVVLPATCFAEKDGTFTNTDRTVQRVRKALEPPGDAKEDLSVIVELSRRLGYTMANKTAETVFDEIGSLWINMKGMNYRRLEQKGLQWPCPDENHPGTPYLFKDTFPRGKGRFTPVEYRPSEELPDDEYPFVLTTGRELFHYHTGTMSRRVRALSTVSPKAYVEIHPADAERLSISDGEMLKVSSRRGSIVLKARVIKSPDVGVVFIPFHFKEAAANVLTNPVYDPICKVPEFKVCAVKIEKL from the coding sequence ATGGATATAAATTTAACTATCAATGACAAAAATGTAACTGCACAAGAGGGTAAGACTATTCTTCAGGCGGCCCGCGAAAGCGGGATTTTTATTCCAACCCTGTGTGATAACCAGCACCTTGAGCCTTACGGTGGCTGCCGGCTCTGTCTGGTTGAACTTGACGGCGTTAGAAGGCCGTTTTCCTCTTGCACCACACCGGTCACAGAGGGAATGAAGGTTAGAACCGATACACCCTACATTGAGAAACTTAGACGAACCGTTGTAGAGCTTCTTCTTTCCGACCACCCTAACGACTGCATGGTGTGTGAGCGTGCCGGAGACTGTAAACTCCAGGAGCTTGCTTACTTATACGGTCTGCGCTCTAACCGCTTTTACGGACAGAGACGGCAGTATCAAGTAAAAGACGGCAATCCGTTTCTTGAGCGTGATATGGAAAAGTGTATCCTCTGCGGATTATGCGTACGGGTCTGTGATGAGGTACAGGGGGTTGGCGCAATAGACATATCATACAGAGGGTTTAAATCGAAAGTATGCCCTCCCTTTGAAAAGGATTTAAATTGCGAGTTCTGCGGTCAGTGTGTTTCACTGTGTCCAACTGGAGCGTTAAGCGGTAAGATTTGGGCTAAGAAGGGACGCCAACATCTTAAAGAGGTTGATACCACATGCTCTTATTGCGGCACAGGGTGTAACATCACACTTGCGGTTAAAGATAATGAGGTCGCAAGGGTTTACTCCAAACCGGACACCCACAATCAGGGATGGCTTTGTGTTAAGGGGCGTTTCGGGTTTGAATTCATCAAAAGCAAAGACAGGCTGAAAACTCCTCTTATCAAAAAAGACGGCAAGTTGCAAGAGGCCAGTTGGGAGGAGGCTCTTAGCCTTATAGCGGATAAATTTAAAGAGATAAAGAAACAGCACGGAGCTGATGCTCTTGCAGGGCTTTCCTCGGCACGATGTACGAACGAGGATAATTACATGTTTCAAAAGTTTATGAGGGCGGCAGTTGGGACGAATAACGTTGACCACTGCGCCAGGTTTTGACACAGCCCTACTGTGGCCGGTCTGGCCACCGTGTTTGGTTCAGGAGCTATGTCTAATTCCGTGTGCGAGATAGAAGGCAACGAGGTGATTTTTGTGATAGGCTCTAACACTAAGGAAAACCACCCTGTGATCGCACTACGGATGATTAAGGCTGTTAAAAATGGAGCTAAACTCATCATCGCTGACCCGCGTAAGGTGCCCCTTGTAAAGAAGTCGCACCTGTGGCTTCAGCAGCTTCCAGGCACCGATGTTGCCCTGATTAACAGCATCATGCACGTTATCCACAAAGAGGGATTGATAAATAAGTCCTTTATAGCCGAGCGTACGGAGGATTTTGAAAAAATAATCCCTATAATTGAAAAATTTACGCCGGAGGTCGGTGAAAAAATCACCCGCGTGCCAAAGGACAAAATCATAGAGGCAGCGCGTATGTACGGCAGCGCCAAAAACGCCGGTATATACTACACAATGGGAATTACCCAGCACTCACACGGCACAGACAATGTGTTTTCGCTAGCAAATCTTGTCCTGATGACAGGTAATATCGGCAAACCCAATGCCGGTTTAAATCCGCTAAGAGGACAAAATAATGTTCAGGGGGCATCGGATATGGCATGTGCCCCTAACGTCTATCCTGGGTATCAGAAGGTGGATGATGAGACTGTTCAGAAAAAGTTTGAGGCGGCATGGGGCGTTCCGCTTTCTAACAAAGTAGGGCTTAATGCTGTTGACATGATGTATGCCGCTGAGGCAGGCAAAATTAAGGGTATGTACATAATGGGTGAAAATCCGGTAATGAGCGACCCTGATAAGGAACACACTGAAAAGGTACTGAAAGATATAGATTTCCTCGTTGTGCAGGACATTTTTATGACTGAAACCGGACGGCTTGCCGATGTAGTGCTTCCGGCTACATGTTTTGCAGAAAAAGACGGCACATTTACTAACACCGACCGCACTGTGCAAAGAGTGAGAAAAGCTCTTGAGCCGCCAGGTGACGCTAAAGAGGACTTGTCGGTAATTGTTGAGCTTTCAAGACGTCTTGGCTATACAATGGCTAATAAGACAGCTGAGACGGTGTTTGATGAAATTGGCAGCTTGTGGATAAATATGAAAGGGATGAACTATCGCAGACTTGAACAGAAAGGGCTTCAGTGGCCATGCCCTGATGAGAATCATCCCGGAACGCCGTACCTTTTTAAGGACACATTTCCACGCGGCAAGGGCAGATTTACTCCTGTTGAGTATCGTCCATCGGAGGAGCTACCCGATGATGAGTATCCATTTGTGCTGACCACAGGAAGAGAGCTTTTCCACTACCACACCGGCACCATGTCACGGCGAGTGCGTGCGCTTTCCACGGTGTCACCGAAGGCGTATGTTGAAATCCATCCGGCGGATGCCGAGCGTTTAAGTATCAGCGATGGTGAGATGCTGAAAGTCTCCTCACGGCGCGGCTCTATAGTGCTTAAAGCGAGGGTGATTAAGAGCCCCGATGTGGGAGTAGTGTTTATCCCGTTTCATTTCAAAGAAGCAGCAGCCAATGTGCTGACTAATCCCGTGTATGATCCGATATGCAAAGTACCGGAGTTTAAGGTTTGTGCCGTTAAAATAGAAAAACTGTAA
- the nuoF gene encoding NADH-quinone oxidoreductase subunit NuoF produces the protein MKKRISINVCMGTGGIAAGGQEVLDRFAEELEKEGIDSSSHEIFYMHKVGCRGFCARDVLVDVVIDGNKTTYEHITPDHVPQIVSEHIVGGVAVADLSVKEDYHAFKDKQVKVVLSDCGELDPEDIDAYIKSAGYQSIKRVLDGMSPEDVIGIIKGSGLRGRGGAGFPTGLKWEFGRKEQSSIKYLICNADEGDPGAFMDRSVVEGNPHLLIEGMAIGAYAIGADKGYVYIRAEYPLAVERLRLALNQSRERGYLGKNILGSNFNFDIKIKLGAGAFVCGEETALIASIEGKRGMPKAKPPFPAQKGLFGKPTIINNVETLANVPYIIRNGAEWFASMGTEKSKGTKVFALTGKVKNTGLIEVPMGITLREIIYDIGGGIEKGKKFKAVQTGGPSGGCLTEDLLDISVDYESLGQAGSIMGSGGMVVLDEDNCMVNIAKYFLEFTQNESCGKCTPCRVGTKRLLEILDRITEGRGKTTDMELLEDLSRDIIAASLCGLGQTAPNPILSTLKRFRGEYEAHIFEKRCPAGVCKALLTYTIDEAKCTGCTACSRVCPVIAITGEKKKPHRIDQALCVKCNSCFEACKFKSIKKV, from the coding sequence ATGAAAAAAAGAATCAGCATTAATGTTTGCATGGGCACTGGAGGCATTGCTGCCGGAGGCCAGGAGGTGCTGGACAGATTTGCCGAGGAATTGGAAAAAGAGGGCATAGATTCGTCATCTCATGAAATCTTTTACATGCACAAGGTGGGCTGCCGAGGATTTTGCGCAAGAGACGTCCTTGTTGACGTCGTTATTGACGGCAATAAGACAACCTACGAGCACATCACACCCGACCACGTCCCGCAGATTGTCTCAGAACATATAGTGGGCGGTGTTGCGGTTGCCGATCTATCAGTTAAAGAAGACTACCATGCCTTTAAGGATAAACAGGTTAAGGTGGTGCTTTCCGATTGCGGCGAGTTAGACCCTGAAGACATTGACGCTTACATAAAGAGCGCCGGGTATCAGTCCATAAAGCGAGTGCTTGACGGCATGTCCCCCGAAGACGTCATTGGAATTATCAAAGGCTCTGGGTTAAGAGGCCGCGGAGGTGCCGGGTTTCCTACAGGTCTTAAGTGGGAGTTTGGGCGTAAAGAGCAATCCTCTATCAAATATTTAATCTGTAACGCTGATGAGGGTGACCCAGGTGCTTTTATGGATAGATCCGTTGTTGAGGGAAATCCGCATCTTCTCATTGAAGGCATGGCTATTGGAGCATACGCAATAGGCGCCGACAAAGGGTATGTCTATATCAGGGCTGAGTATCCGCTTGCGGTTGAGAGGCTCCGGCTTGCGCTTAATCAGTCCCGTGAGCGCGGGTATCTGGGAAAGAACATTCTTGGCTCAAACTTTAATTTTGATATAAAGATAAAACTTGGCGCAGGAGCTTTTGTGTGCGGTGAAGAGACTGCCCTTATCGCCTCAATTGAGGGCAAGCGCGGAATGCCGAAGGCTAAACCGCCATTCCCGGCTCAGAAAGGACTTTTTGGAAAACCCACCATTATCAATAACGTTGAAACTCTCGCCAATGTGCCCTATATAATCAGAAACGGCGCTGAGTGGTTTGCCTCTATGGGGACGGAAAAGAGCAAGGGCACTAAGGTGTTTGCTCTGACCGGGAAAGTGAAAAACACAGGTCTCATTGAAGTCCCAATGGGAATAACCTTGAGAGAGATAATTTACGACATAGGTGGTGGAATAGAAAAGGGCAAGAAGTTTAAAGCAGTGCAGACAGGGGGGCCATCGGGAGGCTGTCTTACCGAAGACCTCCTTGATATAAGCGTTGACTACGAGTCACTTGGGCAGGCAGGCTCTATAATGGGCTCAGGCGGTATGGTTGTGCTGGATGAGGACAACTGCATGGTCAACATTGCCAAGTACTTTTTAGAGTTTACTCAAAATGAGTCCTGTGGAAAGTGCACGCCATGCAGAGTGGGCACAAAGCGGTTGCTTGAGATTCTTGATAGAATTACTGAGGGCAGAGGGAAAACCACCGATATGGAACTGCTTGAGGACCTTTCACGAGACATCATAGCGGCCAGTCTTTGCGGACTTGGTCAGACTGCGCCTAATCCCATCTTAAGCACTCTTAAGCGTTTCAGGGGCGAGTATGAGGCCCACATATTTGAAAAACGTTGTCCGGCAGGAGTCTGTAAAGCTCTGCTTACTTACACTATAGATGAGGCAAAATGCACCGGCTGTACAGCCTGTTCAAGAGTATGCCCGGTTATAGCCATAACCGGAGAGAAAAAGAAACCCCACAGAATTGACCAGGCCCTGTGTGTTAAGTGTAATTCATGCTTTGAGGCTTGTAAGTTCAAGTCAATCAAAAAGGTTTGA
- the recJ gene encoding single-stranded-DNA-specific exonuclease RecJ: MARLDKKWLLARTNSEYVDYLAKSLNVSQILSQILINRDIKTPEKARSFFDSTVSLLADPYMLSGMDRAVERINLAVQRSETIFVHGDYDADGTSATAIMIKTLQRLGLTTRYFIPSRFVHGYGFHAAAVDLAHESGCSLIVTVDCGVSSFEAVNKSLVYNIDVIITDHHKPAFDEHSVQPVLPNAYSVIDPAIMPSDNPHSQLTGAGVALMLSLALNRSDISNVVDLLDLAAIGTVADVAPLIGENRLIVKDGIKVLSEGKRPGLKALFEVAASANKTIDVDLLSYTAIPRINAAGRMADASEVVELFLTDSETDAKRIAGNLDALNFRRQRIEEGVFESAINQIEIEGYDRAIVIYDEGWHEGVLGIVASKLVDKFGVPAFVLNVKDTTAKGSARGIPGIDIHKALSQCSQYLVQFGGHKQAAGLKLKLDMIPQFIIALNEAIDRTSVDSTSQPMIMIDADCTIQDINFKLLNELSMLAPFGYGNQEPFLGIRGLTAYSPKIVGKNHLKLKLGDKGVQFDAIGFDLGDHLHMVSNTGRVDAVVTPTLNEFNGSKTLQLNVKALRKSPVLT; this comes from the coding sequence ATGGCACGATTGGATAAGAAATGGCTACTTGCGCGCACAAACAGCGAGTACGTGGACTATCTTGCAAAATCGCTCAATGTTTCACAAATTCTGTCACAAATTTTAATAAACCGAGACATCAAAACTCCTGAAAAAGCACGGAGTTTTTTTGATTCCACGGTCAGCTTATTAGCTGACCCATATATGCTCTCCGGTATGGACAGGGCGGTAGAGCGAATAAACCTTGCCGTACAACGCTCTGAGACCATATTTGTGCACGGTGATTACGATGCTGACGGCACATCGGCAACGGCCATTATGATTAAAACCCTGCAAAGACTTGGGCTTACAACCAGATATTTTATTCCAAGCAGATTTGTTCACGGATATGGTTTTCACGCAGCAGCAGTTGATCTAGCACATGAGAGCGGCTGTTCTTTGATTGTTACGGTTGACTGCGGAGTATCCTCATTTGAGGCGGTTAATAAATCCCTGGTATACAACATAGACGTTATAATCACAGACCATCATAAGCCAGCCTTTGACGAACATTCCGTTCAGCCAGTGTTGCCGAATGCATATTCTGTGATAGATCCGGCGATTATGCCCTCTGACAATCCGCACTCACAGCTTACAGGAGCAGGTGTGGCTCTTATGCTTTCATTGGCTCTTAACCGCTCTGACATTAGTAATGTGGTAGACCTTCTTGATTTGGCAGCGATTGGGACAGTGGCTGATGTAGCGCCGCTTATCGGAGAGAATAGGCTTATAGTCAAAGATGGTATAAAGGTGCTCTCGGAGGGTAAAAGACCCGGACTAAAGGCACTATTTGAAGTGGCGGCATCTGCCAACAAGACGATTGACGTTGACCTGCTTTCCTATACGGCAATTCCCAGAATAAATGCCGCAGGGCGGATGGCTGATGCCTCCGAGGTTGTGGAACTTTTTTTAACCGATTCGGAAACTGACGCAAAACGGATAGCCGGAAATCTTGACGCTCTTAACTTCAGGCGGCAGCGGATAGAAGAGGGCGTCTTTGAATCTGCCATTAATCAGATAGAGATTGAGGGGTATGACCGTGCAATCGTTATTTATGATGAGGGGTGGCATGAGGGTGTGCTTGGGATAGTAGCCTCTAAGCTTGTTGATAAATTTGGAGTTCCAGCGTTTGTGCTGAATGTTAAAGATACGACAGCAAAGGGCTCTGCCCGTGGAATACCCGGAATTGATATACATAAGGCACTCTCACAGTGCTCTCAGTACTTAGTCCAGTTTGGCGGGCACAAACAGGCCGCTGGTCTTAAACTTAAACTGGATATGATACCGCAATTTATAATCGCTCTAAATGAAGCCATAGACCGGACATCGGTAGATTCAACCTCACAGCCTATGATAATGATAGACGCCGATTGCACAATTCAGGATATTAACTTTAAACTCTTAAACGAACTCTCTATGCTTGCCCCGTTTGGATACGGAAATCAGGAGCCTTTTTTGGGAATCAGAGGGCTGACAGCGTATTCACCTAAAATAGTAGGGAAAAATCATTTGAAACTAAAACTTGGCGACAAGGGTGTGCAATTTGACGCTATTGGGTTTGACTTAGGCGACCATCTCCACATGGTATCAAACACCGGTAGAGTGGATGCCGTTGTCACTCCAACCTTAAATGAGTTTAACGGCTCTAAAACCCTTCAGTTAAATGTAAAAGCTCTCAGAAAAAGCCCTGTTCTGACATAA
- the secF gene encoding protein translocase subunit SecF, which yields MEIIKKTNIDFMGKRYIAFAVSGIFSVLGILAIIAVVRGTANLGIDFAGGTAVQVKFDKTVKLSDVRKALDEGGLTGADLQEFPAVKKVLVVIKKIGSGAIDTKSASTSAGVSDKVIETLTKGLKDNNLTVDSVSEIGPKVGSRLRTDAMWAVIASVIGILIYVGWRFQFSFSIGATFATFHDVLAVLGVFYVMGYEINLILLTALLTIAGYSLTDTVVVFDRIRENLRAMIKEPVTNVINKSINEVLSRTLVTSLTVFFASLALYFFGGEVLHDFALAMALGVIVGTYSSVFVASPVVLLWAGDKQLVKK from the coding sequence ATTGAAATTATAAAAAAAACCAACATAGATTTCATGGGAAAACGCTATATTGCTTTTGCCGTATCCGGGATTTTTTCCGTATTGGGCATACTTGCAATTATAGCTGTCGTACGTGGAACGGCTAACCTTGGAATAGATTTTGCCGGAGGAACGGCTGTACAGGTGAAATTTGATAAAACTGTGAAATTATCTGACGTAAGAAAGGCTCTTGATGAGGGCGGTCTTACGGGAGCTGATTTACAGGAGTTCCCCGCAGTAAAAAAGGTGCTGGTGGTAATTAAAAAAATAGGCTCTGGAGCTATTGACACAAAATCCGCCTCAACATCTGCCGGAGTGTCGGATAAAGTCATAGAAACACTGACCAAAGGACTTAAAGATAACAATTTGACTGTGGATTCGGTCTCTGAAATCGGTCCAAAAGTTGGCAGCCGTCTGCGCACCGACGCTATGTGGGCGGTTATTGCATCTGTTATAGGAATTCTGATTTATGTCGGGTGGCGGTTTCAATTTAGCTTTAGCATTGGAGCCACATTTGCCACTTTTCATGACGTATTGGCAGTGCTTGGCGTGTTTTATGTTATGGGGTATGAAATTAATCTGATTCTTTTGACAGCACTATTGACAATAGCCGGTTATTCTCTGACTGACACAGTTGTGGTGTTTGATAGAATTAGGGAAAACCTCCGCGCTATGATTAAAGAGCCGGTTACAAATGTCATCAATAAAAGCATAAACGAGGTGCTCTCAAGAACTCTCGTAACGTCCCTGACCGTGTTTTTTGCATCATTAGCTCTGTACTTTTTTGGCGGCGAGGTGCTGCATGACTTTGCACTGGCAATGGCTTTGGGAGTTATCGTGGGCACGTATTCCTCGGTGTTTGTGGCAAGTCCGGTTGTGCTTCTTTGGGCTGGAGATAAGCAGCTTGTGAAAAAATAG
- the secD gene encoding protein translocase subunit SecD: MKKSVKWRFSLIGLALLLTLTALLPNMPFYKDLPPIIKKLAPDKGIILGLDLQGGLYLVFEVEGQKAVSQTTGRISQGIQKLSDNKNLKADVKFDGKNITVTPASAEIRKAIENAYPTLSARDSGSSVIYSLSEKETKYIIDNACEQALETIRNRIDQFGVAEPVIQRQGENEIVVQLPGVKEPKRAIELIGKTAQLEFKVVDDESPAASELPAVIKPFEEDELMAKVKAKIPEGDEILFERITNKETGEVTKKPLLLKKDSPMSGNYISEARVQIDTRYNTPYVSLTFNSEGAKIFEEITGKYVKKRLAIILDGNVYSAPVIQEKISGGNAQISGSYSMDEAKDLAIVLRAGALPAPVNMLQNITVGPSLGTDSIAAGKLTAIAAFIVVAGFMAFYYKISGLIADLALVLNMVFLMGAMAALNATLTMPGIAGIVLAIGMAVDTNVLMFERMRDELKAGKTPRASVDSGYDKAFLTIVDSHVTTLITAAVLYQFGTGPIKGFAVTLSIGIAINLFTSLIGTKAVFDFMNAEREVKSLSI; encoded by the coding sequence TTGAAAAAATCTGTAAAGTGGCGATTTTCACTGATAGGGCTGGCTCTCTTACTTACTCTCACTGCGCTCCTGCCCAACATGCCTTTCTATAAAGATCTGCCACCGATAATTAAGAAGCTGGCCCCAGATAAGGGCATAATTTTAGGACTTGACCTGCAAGGCGGCCTTTATCTCGTCTTTGAAGTTGAAGGACAAAAGGCTGTCTCACAAACTACCGGCAGAATCTCTCAGGGAATTCAAAAACTCTCAGACAATAAAAACCTTAAAGCCGATGTAAAATTTGACGGCAAAAACATAACCGTGACTCCAGCCTCTGCTGAAATCAGAAAAGCCATAGAAAATGCCTATCCCACCCTCTCAGCTCGGGATTCCGGTTCGTCTGTGATATACTCGTTGTCGGAAAAGGAAACGAAATACATTATAGATAATGCCTGCGAACAGGCTCTTGAAACTATCAGAAACCGGATAGACCAGTTTGGTGTGGCTGAGCCTGTCATCCAAAGACAGGGTGAAAACGAAATCGTGGTGCAGCTGCCGGGAGTCAAAGAACCTAAAAGAGCCATTGAATTAATCGGCAAAACCGCACAACTTGAGTTTAAGGTCGTTGATGACGAATCCCCTGCAGCCTCTGAACTGCCTGCTGTCATTAAGCCGTTTGAAGAGGATGAGCTGATGGCTAAGGTGAAGGCTAAAATTCCTGAAGGGGATGAGATACTGTTTGAGCGAATCACTAACAAGGAAACCGGAGAGGTTACTAAAAAACCGCTGCTCCTGAAAAAAGACTCTCCAATGTCCGGCAATTACATATCAGAAGCAAGGGTTCAAATTGATACCAGATACAACACTCCGTATGTGTCCTTAACTTTCAACTCTGAAGGGGCTAAGATATTTGAAGAAATCACGGGCAAGTATGTTAAAAAGCGGCTTGCTATCATACTGGATGGTAACGTGTATTCGGCTCCTGTGATACAGGAAAAAATATCAGGCGGAAACGCTCAGATTTCAGGTTCCTATTCTATGGATGAGGCTAAGGATTTGGCAATAGTGCTTAGGGCTGGAGCACTCCCTGCTCCCGTTAACATGCTTCAGAATATAACCGTAGGACCATCGCTGGGTACAGACTCTATAGCGGCGGGTAAACTTACCGCTATTGCAGCCTTTATTGTGGTGGCTGGGTTTATGGCGTTTTATTATAAAATCTCAGGACTTATCGCTGATTTGGCACTGGTCCTAAACATGGTGTTTCTCATGGGCGCTATGGCAGCTCTTAATGCCACACTGACTATGCCAGGCATTGCCGGTATTGTTTTGGCTATCGGAATGGCTGTGGACACAAACGTCTTGATGTTTGAACGAATGCGGGATGAGTTAAAGGCAGGTAAAACGCCGCGTGCCTCAGTTGACTCCGGTTACGATAAAGCGTTTTTAACCATTGTTGACTCTCACGTTACAACTTTGATAACGGCTGCGGTTTTATACCAGTTTGGCACAGGCCCTATAAAGGGATTTGCCGTAACTCTCAGCATTGGTATAGCAATCAATCTCTTTACATCACTGATAGGCACAAAGGCCGTGTTTGATTTTATGAACGCCGAAAGGGAGGTTAAAAGTTTAAGTATATGA